A DNA window from Hordeum vulgare subsp. vulgare chromosome 1H, MorexV3_pseudomolecules_assembly, whole genome shotgun sequence contains the following coding sequences:
- the LOC123404218 gene encoding tyrosine decarboxylase-like, giving the protein MAPTVQCLEAATVATVGKGGAVPVVGQAPEKKMQCSNLLDADEFRRQGHQVIDFISDYYGGMGDYPVHPSVTPGFLRNLLPAEAPCRPEPDAFGSALKDVRDIILPGMTHWQSPRHFAHFPASSSTIGALGEALTAGINVVPFTWAASPAAAELEMVVVDWLGKALHLPERLLFAGGGGGTILGTSCEAILCALVAARDKKLAEIGENRICDLVVYCSDQTHFAFRKAARIAGIQRDHCRAIHTCHEDMFALSPTELQAAMQADVDAGLVPLFLCATIGTTQTTAVDPIGELCAVTAPHGVWVHVDAAYAGSALVCPEFTHMIDGVEAVDSFSMNAHKWLLANNDCCVMWVKKPSALVAALGTEQEYILKDAASEGHDVVDYKDWNMTLTRRFRALKMWLVLRCYGVHGLRDHIRSHVRMAVEFEDMVRADERFEVVTERTFALVCFRIRPVDKFGGQKTANDLNRALLEQVNAVTSGPYMSSANVGGMFMLRCAVGSTLTEQHHVAHGWKVVQDQASVILGKMEIIHTLCSK; this is encoded by the coding sequence ATGGCCCCGACGGTGCAATGCTTGGAGGCTGCCACCGTTGCAACCGTCGGGAAGGGCGGCGCTGTCCCGGTGGTGGGGCAAGCGCCGGAGAAGAAGATGCAATGCTCCAACCTGCTTGACGCCGATGAGTTCCGGCGCCAGGGTCACCAGGTGATCGACTTCATATCCGATTACTATGGCGGCATGGGTGACTACCCCGTGCACCCTAGCGTCACCCCCGGCTTTCTCCGCAACCTGCTCCCCGCGGAGGCCCCGTGCCGTCCGGAGCCCGACGCGTTTGGCTCCGCGCTCAAGGACGTCCGCGACATCATCCTCCCCGGCATGACGCACTGGCAGAGCCCCCGCCATTTTGCCCACTTCCCGGCGTCGAGCAGCACCATCGGCGCCCTCGGTGAGGCGCTCACCGCCGGCATCAACGTTGTCCCCTTCACGTGGgccgcctcgccggccgccgCTGAGCTTGAGATGGTGGTTGTGGATTGGCTCGGCAAGGCACTGCACCTGCCGGAGCGCCTCCTCTTCGCCGGAGGCGGCGGGGGCACGATTCTTGGCACCTCGTGCGAGGCCATACTCTGCGCTCTCGTCGCCGCGAGGGACAAGAAGCTGGCCGAGATCGGCGAGAACAGGATCTGCGACCTGGTCGTCTACTGCTCGGACCAGACCCACTTCGCCTTCCGCAAGGCCGCACGCATTGCCGGCATCCAGCGTGACCACTGCCGGGCGATACACACTTGCCACGAGGACATGTTCGCGCTCTCGCCGACCGAGCTGCAGGCCGCCATGCAGGCCGACGTTGATGCCGGGCTGGTGCCACTGTTCCTGTGCGCGACGATCGGGACGACGCAGACCACCGCCGTCGACCCCATCGGCGAGCTCTGCGCCGTGACCGCGCCACACGGAGTGTGGGTGCACGTGGACGCGGCATACGCCGGCTCCGCGCTGGTGTGCCCGGAGTTCACCCACATGATAGACGGCGTGGAGGCCGTGGACTCGTTCAGCATGAACGCCCACAAGTGGCTTCTGGCCAACAACGACTGCTGCGTCATGTGGGTGAAGAAGCCGAGCGCGCTGGTGGCGGCGCTCGGGACGGAGCAGGAGTACATCCTCAAGGACGCCGCGTCGGAGGGGCACGACGTGGTGGACTACAAGGACTGGAACATGACGCTCACCCGCCGGTTCCGCGCCCTCAAGATGTGGCTCGTGCTCCGCTGCTACGGCGTCCATGGCCTGCGCGACCACATCCGCTCCCACGTGCGCATGGCCGTGGAGTTCGAGGACATGGTGAGGGCCGACGAGAGGTTCGAGGTGGTGACGGAAAGGACGTTCGCGCTCGTGTGCTTCAGGATTCGGCCGGTGGACAAGTTTGGCGGCCAAAAGACGGCCAACGACCTCAACCGAGCCCTCCTCGAGCAGGTGAACGCCGTCACCTCAGGCCCCTACATGAGCTCTGCAAACGTAGGTGGCATGTTCATGCTAAGGTGTGCGGTGGGGAGCACCCTCACGGAGCAACACCACGTTGCCCATGGATGGAAGGTCGTGCAGGATCAGGCCTCCGTGATCCTTGGGAAGATGGAGATCATCCACACCCTCTGCTCTAAGTAA